Within Rhinolophus sinicus isolate RSC01 unplaced genomic scaffold, ASM3656204v1 Contig160, whole genome shotgun sequence, the genomic segment AGCTAGAACTTCCCAGCTTCTCCTGAGCTTCCAGAGAAATAGGTTCCTCTGAGGTGTGAAAATTAGATTATTTATGTATTGATTCTACTGGATTAGCCCCTGCCCTGACCATCTTGGCTTCTTGTCTGAAGGAGACAATTAGGATGTCTCTCCCAGGCTTATGAGAGCTAACCCCTCCCAAAGATACACAAAAAGCAGCAGTCACGGTGATAACCATgctgtttattaagcacctagtATGTTTGTCTTCTTACTAGCCCCTTTATAAACAGTACTTCAATGATAAGAACTACCTAGAGATAGGTATTATTACCActttctgtttgaagaaatgGAGATGAACTTGTTCAAGGTCGCGTGGGTATGTAACTGAGCTGGCTTGTAAACTCAAGCCTTTGGAGCTTCAAAGATTGTGTCTTGTCACATGTCCTACCAACCCAATGAGCATCCCAGTGAGATACATCAAGAAACTGCTTTCTCGAAAGAACTTCTGAATTTCAGAGTGTACTAGTTTCCTAGTGTTACCATACTCAACGCACTAAACAGAGTAttgtaaagaaattgaaaactgcctgaatgaaaataaatttccccTTGAACTTTAATTAATCaatagattttacatataaaccTCTATCTTTGAAATCATATTCTATTTTCCTCtatagaaattttatttactgtaaaataatatttatatttcaaatacatctcttaaattaaaaaaaaaaaaaaaaaaaaactgctttctCAGTTTGGCTTCTCTCCTTTTGCAGAGTGGAATGTTAGGTTGGGATGGTGAGGTTCTGAAAGATGTAAAGGAGATACACAGCTCCAGCCACAAGTCCATGAGGTCCTTCCTCACAATATAAACCAGAGTGGGAGAAAAGTCTGCAGTATCTAGATTTTAGGGAGTTGTCATTGGTTTATCTTAAAGTTAGTTCAAGACTCTACCATCACCTTCAAATGCTGTAAGGATACCAGACTTTATTGGAGAATTACAGCCGACTGAGCTCCAATCCTAAGGCGATTCTTCATACCTCCTCTAGAAAGGTCTTTCTGATTTCTCCTTGGTGTCCTCAGAATAGCTGCCAACTCCAGGGAGACCAGACAATAAGCAAGAGCAGACTTTGAACCCAAGGGATCATGAGCCAATTAGAAGGTCTGTTTTCCTTAGATCTCTCTGGACCAACCTTGACATGCCAGGGATAGCTGTACCTAAATTTAGATTCTGTGTCCATCCTTCTGGGACAAAACCTGCTATTTTCCTTCTTCACGGAAGGAAGTAAGAAGGTTATGAGTCAAGGTGGAATTCCCTCAACCCCTGAACAGAATGCTCATAAGTGCCAGGCCTCAGAGTCATTGGCAGAGCCCCAGGCTCTTGCTCTTTGACACTACCCAGCCCAGGTAAGAGCATCTTATAAAGGGGAAACCTAGGAAAGAAACAGGTCACCAGAAAGAGTTCCCAACCTATAAGGATGAAGAGACTTGGGACACTTGGCAACCCACTTTAGATTGAACTCCTGTATAAATCTCCAAGATAGGACTCAGAGGGAAGGAATTCTGGAAGGGGACTTAGAAAAGGTGGAGTCCACACATAAGGAGGCCGAAGAGGCTGCTAGTTCACTAATGCCAACACAACATCCTCCAAAACATCCCCACATGCTTTAAATAGGCACAGCATTTTATTCTCACTCAACATAGGTAGGCACTGTGCTAATACAGGATTACACAAGAGAACAAGATAGGCACGCTGTCTATTCTTATGGAACTTACATCCTGTTTGGGGAAACATGTATGTAAACTCTGAATTCAGAGCATTATGTGTGCAGTACAAAGACAGGTACTGAGCACAGACTAAGGATGGGAGCAGGCTTTTTAAAGGTGAAATCTAAGCTGTGGCAAGGTGCATATGTAAGGATTAGCCCGGTGAGAAAGATGAGTATGCCATTCCAACACTAGGAAAGAACATCAGTAATTCTTAGAGGCAAAAGAACATGGTGCAGTTGGGAAATGGACAACATTCAGCATTGTTGGAAAGTAGTGAGCAGGGTGGGGAACAGTAAAATCTGTGGTTGATGTTGGCAAATGTATTTGGGCAGAGCTCAGGTGGGGGTTGGCCTGTTGTGATTCCTTACACTCTCACAGCAACACTGAAGATGAGGTATAGTAGCTTCCTTCTGTTGTATGTAAGGTGAGGGGTGCTTCTGACTAGGGAGGCATAATTTAAGGAGTGTTAGAATCTTAGGAACCACTGCCCCAAGCTGTGACTCAGTAGTGGTGGGACTCAAAAACATCAGAAGGAAAGACAGATGGTTGAAAAACAGCTTCCTCCCTAACACAGGAGGAGAGTAACTTCTATAAGGGGACCAGCTTGGAAACAGAAGACAAACTCACTTGGCAAGTCCTGCTGATCTTTCCATGTAAGGACTCTTCTTTTCCTGGAGTAAAGATTATTCTCCACATGATTCACCTTTGCTTAGTATAACATCAGTTATGAAAGTCAGTTGATTACAATTAGGGTGAAGTAGACAAGTTCCCTTTTATTGTAAATCTAGAAATCAGGGTAAAGATCACTTAGCCCTGACCACCATGAGGTTACATAGCtcttttgcttttagaaaaagTTGTAAAGTTGTCAACTTTCAGATTGTATGTCCTGTGGAGGAAGCAGACAGATTTTCAAGAGACAATACTGGGTGAAGAATGTCTCTTGGGTATACTATGGATTCTGGTCTGATACACTCAAAGAACAAGTGGCGTGGTCAAGGGACTTTGTGCAGAGGCCTGGGCAGGGTTAAAGAAACAGAAGGGATGGTGGAGCACCAGGACTGACAACAGTGAGCAGCATCACCTAACTCAGGCCTGACCAGGCAAAGGAAGAGGCAGTTGCCAAAACACAGGAGGGGTCACTTTTCAGGAGCCTTTGGTTAAAACCGCAGAGCTGCCAAATGTGCCTGGCAGGAAAGGAACTGGGGAATAAACTCCTGATCTCTGGTTTCACTTTGATATCTCCTGCTGATGCCTCACATTGGCTGAACCACCTAGAAACAGAGGAGAAGGTGCTCTGGGTGATATAGGCCATAAACATTAGATTCTGGGGACATAGGACAGGATTTGGAGGGACAGATGGAGAATAGCCAGCAGATAGGGTAAGGAAACCAGGACAGTTTCTCCTTAGCTACGCCCCTCATCTAATGTCTCCTGGTTATTTCAGTCACAGGCTGGTTGGTACCTGTGCAGACCTTTCCTTCTCAGCTCCAGTGATTTagcctttttgtcttttcttttttctgctacTGCCAACACTATCTCTATTTCCATTTGTAGTGATCTAGGAGAACCCTGAGATGGAGAGGAAACCCAGCTCATGGAGAGGAATTCTGGGGAATAAAGTCACTACAACAGACTCACACAGAGTGTCATCCTCCCTGCACTATGGCTCTCTGCCAAGATAGGCATTTCCCGAGTTCTTTGAAGTTTATTGAGTATATTTTAGCTTTCACGCATCATTCCAACAACTGACTATAAAGAGCTAATCCTTAGTGTTACTGTGTGTTAGATACTgaattctcatttaatccttatgactTTAGGTCACAGCTGTTTAAATTTGTTGTGAAATGAGGTCAGTTGTATTTACCTAATGGGATCAAGTAACTTGTCTAAGCTCCTACTGCCAGGATCTGAAATTGGATCTGCAAAGTTCTAAAACCAAGACTACTGATGACTCTGCTATATTCAACCCAATTAGGCTTAAAATGTGCAGAAAAGACTTCTTCCCTTCCTTGACATATCTCTAATGTACATAGGGAACCCATTCTGGTATGATTACTTAGACCTGGAAAAAAGTTGGTGTCTTTCCTCTAAATACGAGTACACATCTCCCTTTTCACCAGTTGTTCTATACTCTGATAGGGCATTTCTTCTTAGGGCTTAGATATTTATCATCTGAGCTTCATGTCGCTTGGCATTGACTGTGTCTTCTTCCTGCCTGGGGTTAACTGTCTCTACTTTTGGAATCTTATCCTCATATTTAGCCTCCATGAAGGAGAAGGCCATTGCAAGGACCTGCTTTTGGACACACAAACTGAGCTCCAGAAAGCAGCTTTCACCCTTCAGGAATCACTATTTTCACCCTCTGAAGTCCCTCTTCTTCACCAGCCCACATCCTTGTGATTTTGGCAGGCAGATTAAACATTTCAGCTCATCTAATAGCTAATGCTGACCCCCAGCTTGAGCATTGACTTACCATAGTCTAGACAGCCCCAGGAGTCTGCCACTGTATCTCTCAGCATCAATGTATCTCTTCTTTCAAGAAGTCTTTAGTCTGAAATCTTCTAATATAATCCCGAGATACCTTATAGCCTACCTGCATAGTTAAGTGACTAATTAGCTACCTGTCTGCCTTTGGCCATTTCATTCATTGATGTGAGAACATTACTCCTTGAGAGCCATATTGCAAAAATATACTTAAACATTTCATTCAAGTATGTATTTTGGCTTGTGCTTGACAAATTTGTGAATATTATAATACATGTCatggcattttataatttcttctgaAAAAAGTTTATAGCATCTTATCAATGCTCTTTTCTTTATTATAGGacctaagaataaaatattcttatcttttatttgtagaaaaaaaagttCTGCATTTTGGGGCACAAGTGAAAAGGATGATTTATGAACAGCCATGCTCACTTTTCATAATGTCTGCTCGGCACCCAGCTCCTTCCGGCTCACCGGCATCCCAGGGCTGGAGTCCCTGCATATCTGGCTCTCCATTCCCTTTGGCTCCATGTACCTGGTGGCTGTGGTGGGGAATCTCACCATTCTGGCTGTGGTAAGGGTGGAACACAGCCTGCACCagcccatgtacttcttcctgtGCATGTTGGCCGTCATTGACCTGGTTCTGTCCACTTCCACTATGCCCAAACTGCTGGGAATCTTCTGGTTTGGTGCTGGCGACATTGGCCTGGATGCCTGCTTGGCCCAAATGTTTCTCATCCACTGCTTTGCCACGGTTGAGTCAGGCATCTTCCTTGCCATGGCTCTTGACCGCTATGTGGCCATCTGTGACCCATTACATCATAGCACAGTGCTCACTCATACTGTGGTGGGGCGTTTGGGGATGGCTGCACTCCTCCGGGGTGTATtctacattggacccctgccccTGATGATCCGTTTGCGGCTGCCTGTTTACAAAGCCCGTGTCATCTTGCATTCCTACTGTGAACATATGGCTGTGGTCACCTTGGCGTGTGGTGACAGCAGGCTCAATAATGTCTATGGCCTAAGCATTGGCTTTCTGGTGCTGGTCCTGGACTCAGTGGCCATTGCTGCCTCTTATGTGATGATTTTCAGGACTGTGATGGGGCTGACCACCCCTGAGGCCAGGCTTAAAACCTTGGGAACATGTGGTTCTCACATCTGTGCAATTCTGATATTTTATGTTCCCATTGCTGTTTCCTCCCTCATTCACCGATTTGGTCACCAGGTGCCTCCTCCAGTCCATACTCTGTTGGCAAACTTCTACCTCCTCATTCCTCCAATCCTCAATCCTATTGTCTATGCTATCCGCACCAAGCAGATCCGAGAGCCGGCTTCTCCAAGTCCTGAAGATAGGAGCCAAGGTTAGATGActacttccttctctctcaaaTAAGCACATGGAGAAATGTATTTAAGTATGGTGGGCAACTTCCCAAATGAGAACTTTAGGGAGTTAGAGATGTTAGGCCCAGTGGTCTGCAGCTTCAATAATTCCAAAGAAACGCTAAGAAAGACTGTACAATCTAAATTCTGAGGGTATGTTCTTTTAAATGGCTATAGGATACTCGAGCTGTAGAAGGTACAACAATGACAATACCAGTAACAGAAATAGTCgttaatatttattcagcaattaTATGTCATGCAATTCTTACAAATATCTTGACATCTTATGAGATATGTAGTAGTGTtcacattttacacatgaggaaacaggaCTGAATATGCTTGCTTTATAAACTGCATACAACGTTTCTTAAGCTCTCTAGAAACTCCATGTTTTGGTTGGAGTTTATAATCTATTGTTGTGTTACATAATACTTTCTACTCAGTTTTCTGTGTATGCTTTAATATAAGTAAATCCTCAAAAACTGGGGTCATTTCATTAAAGTTGCCCCTAGGtgcaagaaaaacattttctgatttaaGCCCTTATCAAGATGCTGATAAACTGCTTATACTAATAAAGCATGGAGTGTTCTAGAAAAAGACTGACATGTATGCCTGGCTGGTATGGGGCATACCACTCATGAAAGAGTATGTggcttggaaaaaaataaactcaatgaaGGGAGATGTGACAAAATGACCATGTCTTAACACGGCCCTTGTATTTTCCCTGCAGGCCTGCTACCATCAAGTGGCCTGAAACATATGAGGGCTCCATGAAAGGGAAAACCTTCCTTTCCCCACAGAAACTCTCTTTAACCCCTGGATCCATCTATAGGATCCCTAATCATAATgtgctatttttttaatggattgcaATAAGTTAAACTTATGAATTCTAGCATTTATAGGAACACTGACTTTACCCCCAGATAGAAAATGGATAATATACACATTTAGCTAGTAAGCTGCTACTGATTGAAAATTACTAATGTGATTCTCATAACCATACTGTAAGGGCAGGAGTTACTATCCTTAcattgcagatgaggaaattggtgTTCCCAGAAGTGATAAAAAGATTGTCCAAAGTAACTTAGTTTATAGGAGATAAAAATCaggaatttagattttttaaattctaaaacgTTTAGTCTTTCTAATCCTCATTTTCCTTAACTGTGAAAGAGCTGAAAGGCCTCTTCCCCAAGGTCTGACGGTTGTGTATTTAACATCCCCAACACAGCAGACGTTCGCTGTAGACATTAGACATTCCCAAAACTGGGAGTGCACAGGTCAACAAAGCAGTTTCCTCTCAGGGCTCCCTTCCTAGAGGGACAACAAAGTGTAGAGCTGGATTTAATACAAGTGTGATTACAAATTCCATAACTATAAACTAAACAGGCAGGAAGATGTTGAGTCTACTAggcttcaggtatacaacaaGCCATTATTGGGCACACCAT encodes:
- the LOC141569927 gene encoding olfactory receptor 52M1-like; the protein is MLTFHNVCSAPSSFRLTGIPGLESLHIWLSIPFGSMYLVAVVGNLTILAVVRVEHSLHQPMYFFLCMLAVIDLVLSTSTMPKLLGIFWFGAGDIGLDACLAQMFLIHCFATVESGIFLAMALDRYVAICDPLHHSTVLTHTVVGRLGMAALLRGVFYIGPLPLMIRLRLPVYKARVILHSYCEHMAVVTLACGDSRLNNVYGLSIGFLVLVLDSVAIAASYVMIFRTVMGLTTPEARLKTLGTCGSHICAILIFYVPIAVSSLIHRFGHQVPPPVHTLLANFYLLIPPILNPIVYAIRTKQIREPASPSPEDRSQG